The Dendropsophus ebraccatus isolate aDenEbr1 chromosome 10, aDenEbr1.pat, whole genome shotgun sequence genome has a segment encoding these proteins:
- the HSD17B8 gene encoding (3R)-3-hydroxyacyl-CoA dehydrogenase isoform X2 — protein MAAPLRLKSTLALVTGGGSGIGRAICQRLSQEGASVAVVDVNIDSANETLGSLSCDVPGQEHVALTADVSRSESVSALMEQIQSRFSAPPRVAVSSAGITRDEFLLRLSEENFNTVLDVNLKGPFLITQAVARSIVSSGQNGGSIINISSIVGKVGNLGQANYAASKAGLEGFTKTAAKELAKFGIRCNTVLPGFTVTPMTDTVPQKVLDKVS, from the exons ATGGCGGCGCCCTTAAGGCTGAAGAGCACGCTGGCCTTGGTGACAG GTGGTGGCAGCGGGATCGGCCGAGCGATCTGCCAGCGGCTGTCACAGGAAGGGGCATCGGTCGCTGTCGTTGATGTTAACATTGACTCCGCTAATGAAACCCTGGGGAGCCTGTCATGTGACGTCCCAGGACAGGAGCATGTGGCCCTTACAGCCGACGTCTCCCGATCCGAGAGTGTCAGCGCCCTGATGGAGCAgatacag TCTCGCTTCTCTGCTCCTCCTCGTGTGGCCGTCAGCAGCGCCGGAATCACCAGGGATGAATTTCTACTTCGCCTGTCAGAGGAAAATTTCAACACTGTGCTGGACGTCAACCTCAAG GGGCCGTTCCTCATCACGCAGGCCGTGGCCCGATCGATTGTATCCAGCGGACAGAACGGCGGCTCCATCATCAACATTAGCAGCATTGTGGGAAAG GTGGGGAATCTTGGTCAGGCGAACTACGCTGCCTCTAAAGCCGGGTTGGAAGGTTTCACCAAGACTGCAGCCAAGGAATTGGCCAA GTTCGGAATCCGCTGTAACACAGTATTGCCTGGATTTACTGTCACCCCAATGACTGATACAGTCCCACAGAAAGTGCTGGACAAAGTGAGCTGA
- the HSD17B8 gene encoding (3R)-3-hydroxyacyl-CoA dehydrogenase isoform X1, producing the protein MAAPLRLKSTLALVTGGGSGIGRAICQRLSQEGASVAVVDVNIDSANETLGSLSCDVPGQEHVALTADVSRSESVSALMEQIQSRFSAPPRVAVSSAGITRDEFLLRLSEENFNTVLDVNLKGPFLITQAVARSIVSSGQNGGSIINISSIVGKVGNLGQANYAASKAGLEGFTKTAAKELAKFGIRCNTVLPGFTVTPMTDTVPQKVLDKILGTIPLGRFGQPEDIADACAFLASDDSKYITGASIEVTGGLYL; encoded by the exons ATGGCGGCGCCCTTAAGGCTGAAGAGCACGCTGGCCTTGGTGACAG GTGGTGGCAGCGGGATCGGCCGAGCGATCTGCCAGCGGCTGTCACAGGAAGGGGCATCGGTCGCTGTCGTTGATGTTAACATTGACTCCGCTAATGAAACCCTGGGGAGCCTGTCATGTGACGTCCCAGGACAGGAGCATGTGGCCCTTACAGCCGACGTCTCCCGATCCGAGAGTGTCAGCGCCCTGATGGAGCAgatacag TCTCGCTTCTCTGCTCCTCCTCGTGTGGCCGTCAGCAGCGCCGGAATCACCAGGGATGAATTTCTACTTCGCCTGTCAGAGGAAAATTTCAACACTGTGCTGGACGTCAACCTCAAG GGGCCGTTCCTCATCACGCAGGCCGTGGCCCGATCGATTGTATCCAGCGGACAGAACGGCGGCTCCATCATCAACATTAGCAGCATTGTGGGAAAG GTGGGGAATCTTGGTCAGGCGAACTACGCTGCCTCTAAAGCCGGGTTGGAAGGTTTCACCAAGACTGCAGCCAAGGAATTGGCCAA GTTCGGAATCCGCTGTAACACAGTATTGCCTGGATTTACTGTCACCCCAATGACTGATACAGTCCCACAGAAAGTGCTGGACAAA ATTTTAGGTACAATACCGCTGGGGAGGTTCGGCCAGCCTGAAG ATATCGCAGATGCTTGCGCCTTCCTGGCATCGGACGACAGCAAATATATCACAGGGGCGAGTATAGAGGTGACTG GTGGACTCTACCTATGA
- the VPS52 gene encoding vacuolar protein sorting-associated protein 52 homolog, whose amino-acid sequence MAEMEELTLNLGDLDLTSDDITLDTVSIHIQENLEDALVQEALKTGVDLRQYSKQVEMELQQIEHVSIRDYIEQSQNIASLHNQIIACDAILERMGLMLGGFQSDLSSISSEIQSLQEMSLAMNIKLKNRQTVRSELSELVDELIIPNTMISVILDVAVTEQQFVEQLQELNNKINYVKEQAFRDTQACGDVQDTLHKLKIKAVAKVREFILQKIYSFRKPMTNYQIPQNALLKYRFFYQFLLGNERSVAQEIQDEYVETMSKVYLSYFKSYTSRLMKVQYEEVAEKDDLMGIEDTAKKGFFSKPALRNKNTVFTVGNRAAIISPTELEGPIIVPHTAQRSDVRYPFESLFRSQHYALLDNSCREFLFLSDFFLVSGTAAQELFNAVMGRSLSMFLKHIDSYVSDCYDSIAIFLCIHIVLRFKGIAQRRDIPAIDKYWDALLEMLWPRFQHILELNIQSIRNTDPQRLGTLDTRPHYITRRYAEFSSAIVSINQTFPNEKTNVLLGQLQVEVENFVLRMAAEFSSRKEQLIFLINNYDMMLSVLMERASSDSKEVESFQQLLSARTQEFIEEILSPSFGGMIAFVKESEALIEKGQQDRLRSEEARVALLVRGFSSTWKQAVETLSQDVMRSFTNFKNGTSIIQGALTQLIQYYHRFHKILSQPPLRNLPVCSELINLHHLMVELKKHKPNF is encoded by the exons ATGGCTGAG ATGGAGGAATTGACCCTTAACCTCGGGGATCTGGACCTGacctctgatgacatcaccctGGACACCGTCAGCA TCCACATCCAGGAGAACCTGGAGGACGCCCTGGTCCAGGAAGCCCTGAAGACG GGTGTGGACCTCCGGCAGTATTCTAAGCAGGTGGAGATGGAGCTGCAGCAGATAGAACACGTGTCCATCAGAGACT ATATAGAGCAGAGTCAGAACATCGCCTCCCTCCATAACCAGATCATCGCCTGTGACGCCATCCTAGAG AGGATGGGGCTCATGCTGGGCGGCTTCCAGTCCGACCTCAGCTCCATCAGCTCCGAGATCCAGTCCTTACAGGAGATGTCACTGGCCATGAACATCAAGCTGAAGAACCGCCAGACGGTGAGGAGTGAGCTGAGCGAGCTGGTGGACGAGCTGATCATTCCCAACACTATGATAAG CGTCATCCTGGACGTCGCGGTCACAGAGCAGCAGTTTGTGGAGCAGCTACAGGAGCTGAATAATAAGATAAACTACGTGAAGGAACAAGCGTTCAGGGACACCCAGGCCTGCGGGGACGTACAGGACACTCTGCACAAGCTGAAGATAAAG GCCGTAGCCAAAGTCCGGGAGTTCATTCTGCAAAAGATCTACTCCTTCCGGAAACCTATGACCAATTACCAGATCCCCCAGAATGCACTGCTGAAATACAG GTTCTTCTACCAATTCCTCCTGGGGAACGAGAGATCTGTGGCTCAGGAAATCCAGGACGAGTATGTGGAGACCATGAGCAAAGTCTACCTGTCCTACTTCAAGTCTTATACCAGCCGCCTTATGAAAGTGCAG TACGAGGAAGTGGCAGAGAAAGACGACCTGATGGGCATAGAGGACACTGCCAAAAAAG GCTTCTTCTCGAAACCGGCTTTACGGAACAAGAACACAGTGTTCACCGTCGGAAACAGGGCGGCCATCATAAGTCCAACCGAGCTGGAGGGTCCGATCATTGTGCCGCACACAGCGCAGCGGAGCGACGTCCGG TACCCGTTTGAGTCTCTGTTCCGCAGTCAGCACTACGCCCTCCTGGACAACAGCTGCCGAGAGTTCCTCTTCTTGTCCGACTTCTTCCTGGTGAgcggcacagcagcacaggagttATTCAATGCGGTGATGGGCCGGAGTCTGTCCATGTTCCTG AAGCACATTGACTCCTATGTCTCTGACTGCTACGACAGCATCGCCATCTTCCTGTGCATACACATTGTGCTCCGATTCAAGGGCATCGCTCAGAGGAGGGACATTCCCGCCATCGACAA GTACTGGGACGCTCTGCTGGAGATGTTGTGGCCCCGTTTCCAGCATATATTAGAGCTGAATATACAGAGTATCCGGAACACGGACCCCCAGAGACTGGGGACTCTGGACACGAGACCACACTAT ATAACCCGTCGTTACGCTGAGTTCTCGTCGGCCATTGTCAGCATAAACCAGACATTTCCAAACGAGAAGACGAACGTCCTCCTGGGTCAGCTGCAG GTTGAGGTGGAGAATTTTGTCCTGCGGATGGCGGCCGAGTTCTCATCTCGTAAGGAGCAGCTCATCTTCCTGATAAATAACTACGATATGATGCTTAGCGTGctgatg GAACGGGCGTCTTCTGACAGTAAAGAGGTGGAAAGTTTTCAGCAGCTTCTGTCCGCACGGACACAG GAGTTTATAGAAGAGATCCTGTCTCCGTCCTTCGGGGGAATGATTGCCTTTGTGAAAGAATCTGAAGCTCTTATAGAGAAGGGGCAGCAGGATCGGCTCCGGAGCGAGGAAG CTCGTGTGGCTCTGCTGGTGCGCGGCTTCTCTTCTACATGGAAACAGGCGGTGGAGACGCTAAGTCAGGACGTCATGAGGTCATTCACCAACTTCAAAAACGGCACCAGCATAATACAG ggggcgctcaccCAGCTGATCCAGTACTATCACCGTTTCCATAAGATTCTCTCCCAGCCCCCGCTCAGAAATCTGCCGGTTTGCTCAGAACTGATCAATCTCCATCACCTGATGGTTGAGCTGAAGAAACACAAACCAAACTTCTGA
- the RING1 gene encoding E3 ubiquitin-protein ligase RING1, whose product MATPVSAQCSSKTWELSLYELHRTPQEAIMDGTEIAVSPRSLHSELMCPICLDMLKNTMTTKECLHRFCSDCIVTALRSGNKECPTCRKKLVSKRSLRPDPNFDALISKIYPSRDEYEAHQDRVLAKLSRLHNQQALSSSIEEGLKMQAMNRAQRVRKHQQESDNTTFSGGEDNCDSRSHVSNPSVHSNQEAGPSRKRSRASEDSGAEPDMSHEGGVRSPDPQGVGEAGSEIELVFRAHPLLVEKDGYSQTRFVKTTANATVDHLSKYLALRIALEEQAQRGGADGVTLGEVSEKQYTIYICAGAAGGQYTTLNGSLTLELVNEKYWKVSKPLELYYAPTKEQK is encoded by the exons ATGGCGACTCCAGTGAGCGCGCAGTGCTCCAGCAAGACGTGGGAGCTGAGCCTGTACGAGCTGCACCGCACACCGCAG gaagccatcATGGACGGTACGGAGATCGCGGTGTCCCCTCGGAGCCTTCACAGCGAGCTCATGTGCCCCATCTGCCTGGACATGCTGAAGAACACAATGACAACCAAAGAATGCCTGCACCGCTTCTGCTCCGACTGTATCGTCACCGCGCTGCGCAGCGG GAACAAGGAGTGCCCCACGTGCAGGAAGAAGTTGGTCTCAAAACGTTCGCTTCGCCCAGATCCCAATTTCGATGCTTTAATTTCTAAGATCTACCCCAGCCGAGACGAGTACGAAGCACATCAGGACCGAGTCCTTGCAAAGCTGAGCCGGCTACACAACCAGCAGGCTCTGAGCAGCAGCATCGAGGAGGGCCTCAAAATGCAAGCCATGAACAG GGCACAGAGAGTGCGGAAACACCAGCAAGAATCAGACAACACAACGTTCAGCGGTGGAGAAGATAACTGTGACAGCCGCTCGCATGTCAGTAACCCGTCTGTACACAGCAACCAGGAGGCAGGGCCAAGCCGTAAGAGGTCCAGAGCCTCGGAGGATTCTGGGGCAGAGCCTGACATGTCACACGAGGGCGGGGTGAGAAGTCCGGATCCACAAGGAGTAGGCGAAGCAGGCAGCGAGATTGAGCTGGTGTTCAGGGCCCATCCTCTGCTGGTGGAGAAGGACGGTTACAGCCAAACAAG GTTTGTGAAGACCACCGCCAACGCCACGGTTGATCACCTTTCCAAATATTTGGCTCTTCGCATTGCCCTGGAGGAGCAGGCCCAGAGAGGCGGAGCGGACGGAGTGACTCTGGGGGAGGTCAGCGAGAagcagtatacaatatatatctgTGCGGGGGCTGCAGGAGGACAGTATACG ACCCTGAATGGTTCATTAACGCTTGAGCTGGTCAATGAGAAGTATTGGAAGGTGAGCAAACCCCTGGAGCTGTACTACGCCCCGACCAAGGAGCAGAAGTAA
- the RPS18 gene encoding small ribosomal subunit protein uS13 produces the protein MSLVIPEKFQHILRVLNTNIDGRRKIAFAITAIKGVGRRYAHVVLRKADIDLTKRAGELTEDEVERVVTIMQNPRQYKIPDWFLNRQKDIKDGKYSQVLANGLDNKLREDLERLKKIKAHRGLRHFWGLRVRGQHTKTTGRRGRTVGVSKKK, from the exons ATG tCGCTGGTAATCCCCGAGAAGTTTCAGCACATTCTGCGTGTCCTGAACACCAACATTGATGGGCGCAGGAAGATCGCCTTCGCCATCACCGCCATTAAG GGTGTCGGACGGCGCTATGCCCACGTGGTCCTGCGTAAGGCTGACATTGACCTGACAAAGCGTGCAGGAGAGCTGACTGAGGATGAG GTTGAGCGCGTGGTGACAATTATGCAGAATCCTCGTCAGTACAAGATCCCCGACTGGTTCCTGAACAGACAGAAAGACATCAAGGATGGGAAATACAGCCAG GTTCTGGCTAACGGTCTAGACAACAAACTCCGTGAAGATCTGGAGAGGCTGAAGAAGATCAAGGCACACAGAGGCCTGCGTCACTTCTGGGG TCTACGTGTGAGAGGACAGCACACAAAGACCACCGGACGCCGTGGACGCACAGTTGGTGTGTCCAAGAAGAAGTAA